A stretch of DNA from Candidatus Rokuibacteriota bacterium:
GCTCCAGGCCATGAGCGGGCTCATGGCGCTCCAGGGCGGCGACGGCCCGCCCCAGTACCTCCGAATCGCGCTCACCGACTACTACACCGCGTCGCTCGCCGCCCAGGGCGTGCTCGCCGCGCTCTTCGTCAGGGAGCGGACCGGCCGTGGGCAGCGCGTCGAGACCTCCCTCCTCCAGGGGGTGGTGGCGCTCCAGTCCGGGCTCGTGGTGGACTACCCTGGCAGAAAGCCGGTCCCCCGCGACAACCCCACGTACCGGCTCTACTGCGCGGGCGACGGCGGCTGGTTCTTCCTCGCCTGCGGCAACCAGTCCTTCTGGCTCAAGCTCTGCGAGCTGTTGGGGCGACCCGACCTGGCCCAAGACCCGCGCTTCGGCTCCTGGATGGACCGGATCGAGCACCACGACCTCCTCCACCCGATCCTCACCGTGGCCTTCGCCACCAAGCCGCGCGACGAGTGGCTCCGGCTCCTTGCCGCCCGCGACATCCCGGCGGCGCGCGTCCAGACGCTCGCCGAGTTCATGCGCGATCCGGCCGTCGCCCACCACCGGCTGGTCGTGACCTACGAGCACCCCGAGGTCGGCGAGCTGACACTCATGGGGCTCCCGATCAGCTTCTCGGAGACGCCCGGCCGCGACGCGGGCCCGCCGCCCACCCTGGGCCAGCACACCGGGGAGATCCTGACGGAGCTGGGCTACCCCGACACCGCCATCGCCGACCTCACCGCCCGCGGCATCGTCGGGCCGAAACGGAGGGAGACACAATGAACGCAAGCAATTTGATCCACGAGTTCGCCGCCGCCTTCAACCGCCAGGAGTTGCCCGCGCTCCTGGCCTGCTTCACCGACGACGCCGTCTACCACGACAGCTTCTACGGCCGCCACGCTGGCCAGGCCGGGCTCAGGGAGATGTTCGAGCGGATGTTCAGGGAAGGCCGGGACTACACCTGGACCATGCACGTGGTCGTGACCGACGCCCTCCGTGCCGCCGCCGAGTGGAGCTTCGCCTATACCGTGACAGACGCCGTGCCCCGGAGCGCCGGCCGGAAGGTCCGCCTCTCGGGGATGAGCCTCTTCGAGCTGAAGCGCGGGAAGATCGCGGGCTATCGCGAGTACACGGACATGGGGCTGGCCCTGCTCCAGCTCGGCTTTGCCCCGGAAAGCCTGGCCAAGGTTCTCACACGCCGCCTGCCGACCTGACGCTCAGCGCGTTACGCGGCTCGGAGGGCGCGGATTGCCTCGATCACTTCCCGGTGCCGCTCGTCCGCCCGCATGTCCATGCGCTCGAGCACTTCGCTAAAGTGCCTGGTCATGCGCTCTTCCATGCTCCGGATCAGCTCCCGCGTCGCCTGCCCGTTCGTTCTTGCGGCATAGGCAAGAAACGCGCCCAGGATCGAGGCAAAGAGCCCGGCAGAGGTTGCCACGACTCCTGTCAATTCCCAGAACGTCATCTTGTCCCCTTGGGCTTCACGGCACCGGGCTCACCATAACGTAAAATAGGGGCGCCGACAACTGTATCAAGAGAGCGATATGCCCTTCGCCTACTACGAGCGCCTTACCAAGCGCCAGAAAGCGATCTACGACAGGAGCGACGGGATCGCCGCGGTCCTGCTCTCCGAGCCCCAGGCCCTTCATCCCCTGGTGGAAGCCCTGGCCGAGGCCCTCGCGGGCGAGGACCGCGCTCAGACCCAGCTCGCTTGCCAGCAGCTCCTGGACGGCCTGACCCGGGCGCTCAGCGTCCCGCCCGTGCGCGTGGAGGTGCTCGCCGCCCGCCCTCACGCCCGCTGGGGCGAGCTTCACGGCCTCTACACCGAAGCCCGGGGTGGTCGCCCGCCCAGGATCACGCTCTGGATGCGCACCGCCCGCCAGCGCCGTGTGGTGGCCTTCCGCACGTTCCTCCGCACCCTCCTCCACGAGCTCTGCCACCACCTGGACTACCTCCTCTATCGCCTCCCCGACTCCTTCCACACCGAGGGCTTCTACAAGCGCGAGTCGAGCCTGTTCCACCAGCTGGTGCTGGAGGAGCGCTAGATAGAACGGTAGCCTAGCTGCTCCGACGGTGTACTCACCCTGGAGTAGGCTGAGCCAGCCGCGGGGACCCCGGTAGCGGCCGGTGATCACCTCGTCCCCCTGAGCCTGGTCGACGAAGTCGTAGCTCGGCGGAGAAGCAGGCCTCCTCGCATGAGGAGCGGCCTCGGCTCTACCACTTCCGCACGCCCAAGGGCATCGAGGTGGACGCCGTGCTCGAGTTCGAGAAAGGCGAGGTCGTGGGCGTCGAGGTGACCCAGAGCCAGACGGTGACCGGGGAAGACTTCCGCGGGCTCAACGAGCTGGCGAAGGTGGCCGGCAAGCGCTTCCGGGTCGGGATAATTCTCTATCTGGGCCGCCGCGTCGTTCCCTTCGGGAAGAACCTCTACGCGGTGCCGATGGCGGCGTTGTGGGAGTGGTGACGGAAACGCTCGACGTGGGCCATGATTACCCGCGATAGACGTGCCGACGGCGCCGGAGTAAGGTCGTTCTCAGAGCTTCCCCCCATGCGGATTATCGCCCACGTGGACATGGACGCCTTCTACGCCGCGGTCGAGGAGCGCTATAACCCCACCCTCCGCGGCCGGCCGATCGTGATCGGCGCCGATCCGAAAGACGGTAAGGGCCGCGGGGTGGTCTCGACCGCGAGCTACGCGGCCCGGCGCTACGGCATCCGCTCGGCCATGCCGATCTCGCGGGCCTGGCGGCTGGCCGACGCGGCCCGGAAGCGGGGCGAGCCGGAGACCGTGTTCCTCCGCGGGAATCACGCCCTCTACCGGGAGGTCTCGGACCGGATCATGGCCCTCCTAGCCCGGGGCGTCGACGCCTTCGAGGAGGCGTCGATCGACGAGGCGTATCTGGACCTCTCCTCGCTCGGCGACTTCCCCCGCGCCGAAGCCCACGTGAAGGCCCTCAAGAGCGAGGTGCGCGAGCGCGAGGCCCTCACCTGCTCGGTCGGGATCGGCCCCAACAAGCTCGTCGCCAAGATCGCCTCCGACTTCCGAAAGCCCGAGGGGCTCACCGTGGTCCGGCCCGACGAGGTGCAAGCCTTCCTCGACCCCCTGCCGGTCCGGGTGATCCCGGGCATCGGGCCCAAGACCGAGGCGTTCCTCCATGAAAAGGGGATCCGCACCGTGGCGGAACTCCGCGCCGTGGCCCCGGCGCAGCTCACGGAGTGGTTCGGCAAGTGGGGCGAAGATCTCTCCGGGAAGGCGCGGGGGATTTCGGAGAGCCCGGTCACGAAGGAATGGGAGCCAAAGTCGGTCGGCGAGCAGGAGACCTTCGAGGAGGACACGCTGGAGGCCAGGTTCATCCTGGAGCGGGCGCGCGAGCTGGCCGCGTCGGTCCGCGAGCG
This window harbors:
- a CDS encoding CoA transferase — its product is LQAMSGLMALQGGDGPPQYLRIALTDYYTASLAAQGVLAALFVRERTGRGQRVETSLLQGVVALQSGLVVDYPGRKPVPRDNPTYRLYCAGDGGWFFLACGNQSFWLKLCELLGRPDLAQDPRFGSWMDRIEHHDLLHPILTVAFATKPRDEWLRLLAARDIPAARVQTLAEFMRDPAVAHHRLVVTYEHPEVGELTLMGLPISFSETPGRDAGPPPTLGQHTGEILTELGYPDTAIADLTARGIVGPKRRETQ
- a CDS encoding nuclear transport factor 2 family protein — translated: MNASNLIHEFAAAFNRQELPALLACFTDDAVYHDSFYGRHAGQAGLREMFERMFREGRDYTWTMHVVVTDALRAAAEWSFAYTVTDAVPRSAGRKVRLSGMSLFELKRGKIAGYREYTDMGLALLQLGFAPESLAKVLTRRLPT
- the dinB gene encoding DNA polymerase IV, producing the protein MRIIAHVDMDAFYAAVEERYNPTLRGRPIVIGADPKDGKGRGVVSTASYAARRYGIRSAMPISRAWRLADAARKRGEPETVFLRGNHALYREVSDRIMALLARGVDAFEEASIDEAYLDLSSLGDFPRAEAHVKALKSEVREREALTCSVGIGPNKLVAKIASDFRKPEGLTVVRPDEVQAFLDPLPVRVIPGIGPKTEAFLHEKGIRTVAELRAVAPAQLTEWFGKWGEDLSGKARGISESPVTKEWEPKSVGEQETFEEDTLEARFILERARELAASVRERLLAEGFRAFRTTTVTVRFADFVTMSRSRTVAMPLTTREELEREALRLLLPFLDARENPRRKKIRLIGVRAEKLLREPISPAVQEPIAFDQERSAE